The Streptomyces cathayae DNA segment CCCACACCGTCTTGGCCGGCACCGGACCACCGCGTACGCCCCAACGGTCGGCCAGTTCCTCGACCAGCAACAGGCCGTAGCCGGACTCGGCGGGTTCCGAGGAGGCATCCGGGTGGGTGGGCAGGCTCTCCCCCCGGGCGTCGGTGACCTCAATGCGCAACACCCCGTGCGCGGCGACCGTCAGGGAGAGACGGAAGCTCCGGCCGGGGACACGGCCGTGCACGGCGGCGTTCGCGGCGAGTTCGGCGACGATCAGCCGGGCCGGGTCCAACGGGAGTTCCCAGGAGCGCAGTTGCTCTATGGCAAGCAGGCGGGCGAGACGAGCACCCCGGCGGGTGGCGGAGAGCGGCACGGTGAACTGGTGGACCGAAGTGCCCGGAGCGGCGATTTCCTGATTCACATCACCCAGCGTGTTCACGCATGCGTACCGTGTGAAGTCGGATGGCCCGTGCGACCGGCGGCTGTCCGTGAGGTGTCCGGTTCCGTCCGGGCTGCCCGGGGTGACCGGGCGCGGGCAGCCGGAGTTGGTCCGGGGAAGGGCGCACGACGGGAGGGTGGCGGACATGAACGAGTGGGAAGCGGGACAGGACGACGAAGAGGCCGGGGCCGTGATGCGGACGGTCGTACGGCAGTTGAAGCTGTGGCGGGAGTCGGCCGGCCTCACCCAGGCGGAGTTCGGGACGGCCATCGGGTACGGAGAGGAACTGGTCTCCTCGGTGGAGCGAGGGCGACGGATCCCCCGACCGGAGTACTTGGACGCGGCGGACGAGGTGCTGGGAGCGAGCGGGAAGATCGCGGCGCTCAAGCAGGATGTGGCGGAGGTCCGGTACCCCAAGAAGGTGCGGGATGTGAAGCGCTTGGAGGAGGAAGCCGTCGAGATCTGCTCGTACAACAACTCGGTCATCGACGGGTTGTTGCAGACCGAGGAGTACTCACGGGCCGTATTCAACTCCCGGCGTCCCCCGTTCACGGAGGAGGAGTTGGAGCAGCAGGTGACCGCGCGGGCGGCACGCCAGGAGATCGTAGAGGGCGCCGCCGCGTTGCCGGTCTTCAGCTTCGTCCAGTGCGAGTCGACTTTACGGCGCCCCTATGGGGGCACAATGGTGATGCGCAAGCAACTCGAACAACTGTTGCGGTTGGGCGGGTTGCGGAACGTTGACATCCAGGTCATGCCTCTTGGGCGTGAGGGAAACGCCGGGGTCGACGGCCCGTTCCGAGTGCTCAGACTCAAGGACGGCACCACCGTGGGATACAACGAAGTGCAGCTCACCAGCCGTGCGATCGTCGACCCGAAACTCGTTCAGGTCCTTGAGATCCGCTATGGGATCATCCGAGCCCAGGCCCTCGACCCCGAAGAGTCCCTGGCCTTCATCGAGAAAATGCTGGGAGAGCCATGAGCTTCAAGCCCAACTCCGGGGACGGGACAGTGCCCGAGTGGATAAAGAGCAGCTACAGCGGTGCAGACACCCCCTCCTGCGTCGAAGTCGCCGCCACCCCCGAGACCATCCTCGTCCGCGACTCCAAGAACCCGAACGGCCCCCGCCTCACCCTCGCCCCCACCACCTGGGCGACCTTCCTGCCGTACGCCTCGGATGCCTCGGAGGGCTGACGCGCACGGGCCGCCCTGCCGCCCGCAGGGCACCCGCTTTCGTCGTGGTAGGCATGTGCGGTGATCGGTCGCCTTCCGCTGGACGAGCAACTCACTGCCCTGAGAACTACGTTGTCCCGCAACGAGACCCTGCTGGAGGTGCTCGACCGGACCGCGGCGCTGGATCTGCCCGGCTGGTACCTGACGGCGGGCTGCCTCTTTCAGACCGTGTGGAACGTCGTCACGGACAGGCCTCCCACCGAGGGGATCAAGGACTACGACGTCTTCTACTTCGACGAC contains these protein-coding regions:
- a CDS encoding ATP-binding protein, with the translated sequence MNQEIAAPGTSVHQFTVPLSATRRGARLARLLAIEQLRSWELPLDPARLIVAELAANAAVHGRVPGRSFRLSLTVAAHGVLRIEVTDARGESLPTHPDASSEPAESGYGLLLVEELADRWGVRGGPVPAKTVWAELDLAR
- a CDS encoding helix-turn-helix domain-containing protein produces the protein MNEWEAGQDDEEAGAVMRTVVRQLKLWRESAGLTQAEFGTAIGYGEELVSSVERGRRIPRPEYLDAADEVLGASGKIAALKQDVAEVRYPKKVRDVKRLEEEAVEICSYNNSVIDGLLQTEEYSRAVFNSRRPPFTEEELEQQVTARAARQEIVEGAAALPVFSFVQCESTLRRPYGGTMVMRKQLEQLLRLGGLRNVDIQVMPLGREGNAGVDGPFRVLRLKDGTTVGYNEVQLTSRAIVDPKLVQVLEIRYGIIRAQALDPEESLAFIEKMLGEP
- a CDS encoding DUF397 domain-containing protein, which translates into the protein MSFKPNSGDGTVPEWIKSSYSGADTPSCVEVAATPETILVRDSKNPNGPRLTLAPTTWATFLPYASDASEG